A region from the Caloramator mitchellensis genome encodes:
- the cobA gene encoding uroporphyrinogen-III C-methyltransferase, whose product MGKVYLIGAGPYDEELISLKAIRVLKKCDVVLYDRLLNKSILKHLRDDCKLYYCGKESGSHYKTQEEINDMLVEFAKSGYTVGRIKGGDPYVFGRGSEEALRLLDEGIEFEVIPGITSAISALNYAGIPITHRKIAQSFHVFTGKSAGELSHDWSVIAKLNGTIVFLMGLESIEDIVNNLMINGMDKNKSCAVVSNGTSARQRVVVGQLENISKKVKQEEIKSPAIIAVGDVVKFREKLNWFENKKLFGKRICITRAKEQSKEFREKLLDLGAEVVEANSISIKNLSSNLDDYIDKIMMSNIIVFTSTNGVDIFFDYLVSKRIDIRKIKAKIACIGEKTEEQVKKRGIFPEIVSKEYVGEALFEEIKNHLSGKEVVFLPRAKDARPFLKDALLNSGCTVYEVPIYEAVEEEAIDIDLSDVDYFTFTSPSTVKNFIKLYGKECLVNKKIISIGPITKKELEYLGLDSFMANKYTVDGIIEKILELEG is encoded by the coding sequence ATGGGAAAGGTTTATTTAATAGGAGCAGGGCCCTATGATGAGGAACTTATCAGCCTTAAGGCAATCAGGGTTTTGAAAAAATGTGACGTAGTTTTATACGATAGATTGTTGAATAAAAGCATATTAAAGCATTTGAGGGACGATTGCAAATTGTATTATTGTGGCAAAGAGAGCGGAAGCCACTACAAGACTCAGGAAGAGATTAACGATATGCTCGTGGAATTTGCAAAAAGTGGTTATACAGTCGGTAGAATAAAAGGCGGGGACCCCTATGTATTTGGAAGGGGCTCTGAAGAGGCTTTAAGGCTTTTGGATGAGGGCATCGAGTTTGAGGTGATACCTGGTATTACTTCAGCTATATCAGCGCTGAACTATGCAGGCATACCAATAACACATAGAAAAATTGCACAGAGTTTTCACGTCTTTACTGGAAAGTCGGCGGGAGAGTTGAGCCACGACTGGAGCGTTATTGCAAAGTTGAATGGAACTATTGTTTTTTTGATGGGATTAGAGAGCATTGAAGATATTGTGAACAATCTCATGATTAATGGGATGGACAAAAATAAAAGCTGTGCAGTAGTTTCAAACGGAACTTCAGCAAGGCAGAGGGTTGTCGTAGGGCAGTTAGAAAATATTTCAAAAAAGGTTAAGCAGGAAGAAATTAAATCTCCTGCAATTATAGCCGTAGGAGATGTAGTAAAATTCAGAGAAAAATTAAACTGGTTTGAGAATAAGAAGCTGTTTGGTAAAAGAATTTGCATAACAAGGGCTAAGGAGCAGTCAAAGGAGTTCAGGGAAAAATTATTAGATTTAGGCGCAGAGGTTGTAGAGGCTAATTCTATAAGTATAAAGAACCTGAGCTCCAACCTTGATGATTATATCGACAAAATTATGATGTCAAATATAATCGTTTTTACAAGCACAAACGGAGTTGATATATTCTTCGATTATCTAGTCAGCAAAAGAATAGATATAAGAAAAATAAAGGCGAAGATTGCATGTATTGGCGAGAAAACTGAAGAGCAAGTGAAAAAAAGAGGAATTTTTCCTGAAATAGTTTCAAAGGAATATGTCGGAGAGGCACTATTTGAGGAGATTAAGAATCATTTAAGTGGAAAAGAAGTTGTTTTTCTTCCAAGAGCAAAGGATGCAAGGCCATTTTTAAAGGACGCACTTTTAAATTCAGGTTGCACAGTATATGAAGTTCCAATTTATGAAGCTGTTGAAGAGGAGGCAATTGATATTGATTTATCAGATGTAGATTATTTTACATTTACAAGCCCCTCTACAGTAAAAAATTTTATTAAGCTTTATGGAAAGGAATGCCTTGTAAACAAAAAAATTATTTCAATAGGGCCAATAACTAAAAAGGAACTTGAATATTTGGGTTTAGATTCATTTATGGCAAATAAATATACTGTTGACGGAATTATAGAAAAGATACTTGAATTGGAGGGATAG
- the hemC gene encoding hydroxymethylbilane synthase, with product MIRVATRKSSLAEIQTDIVIDILKQKLNIDCVKHFYTTKGDKILDVSLDKIGGKGLFIKEIEIALLNGEVDIAVHSLKDVPTELEEQFEIVATPIREDARDAFVSMKGLKFQELKRGARIGTSSIRRAKMLKNLRDDIEIVPIRGNVQTRIDKIERENLDGVVLAAAGLKRLGLEGIITEYFDVDEMVPACGQGAIAVEILKSNPLKNLISKIDDEDVRICTAAERNIMTILKGGCHSAVGAYAKIINDKIEIIAVNDVDGRLKKGKITGDKKDYIKISEEIAKSLL from the coding sequence ATGATTAGAGTTGCAACGCGAAAAAGTTCACTTGCGGAAATTCAAACAGACATTGTTATAGATATATTAAAGCAAAAATTAAACATAGACTGCGTTAAACATTTTTACACAACCAAGGGGGATAAGATACTTGACGTTTCCCTCGATAAAATTGGAGGCAAGGGACTTTTTATAAAGGAAATTGAGATTGCACTTTTAAATGGTGAAGTTGATATTGCGGTTCATAGCCTTAAGGATGTTCCAACTGAACTTGAGGAGCAATTTGAGATTGTCGCAACTCCTATAAGGGAGGATGCCAGGGATGCATTTGTCTCTATGAAGGGTTTAAAATTCCAAGAGCTAAAAAGGGGTGCAAGGATTGGAACCAGCAGCATTAGAAGGGCAAAGATGCTAAAAAATTTAAGGGACGATATCGAAATAGTCCCTATAAGGGGCAATGTTCAAACAAGGATAGATAAGATTGAAAGAGAAAATTTAGATGGAGTGGTATTGGCGGCGGCAGGATTAAAAAGGCTTGGACTTGAAGGTATAATAACCGAATACTTTGATGTGGATGAAATGGTTCCAGCATGTGGACAGGGAGCCATTGCTGTTGAGATATTAAAGAGCAATCCTTTAAAGAATTTGATAAGCAAAATAGACGATGAGGATGTAAGAATTTGCACCGCTGCCGAAAGGAATATTATGACAATACTTAAGGGTGGATGCCACAGCGCAGTTGGAGCCTATGCTAAAATTATAAACGATAAGATTGAAATAATAGCCGTAAACGATGTGGATGGAAGGTTGAAAAAAGGAAAGATAACAGGTGATAAGAAGGATTATATAAAGATTTCCGAGGAAATTGCAAAATCACTGCTATAA
- a CDS encoding NAD(P)-dependent oxidoreductase — protein MQEDNREDFQGMNFISLTLLSDKIRAGIIGAGRAGLIKTKSFIKNNVSVEVLSNEFLDEFYELKSDKLKLIKGEYKSDFLKDKHIVVIAVDGDVKDKIRDDCERQNKIYIDCSNFKDGNALMPMQGRTKNIYYSVNTFMGNPRASVFLSDRMHNFLMDFDEFVGFTSNIRSKANINRKDIMNFLNSRDFYFMYRKGKHNLVLKLFLEDCYD, from the coding sequence ATGCAAGAGGATAATAGAGAAGATTTTCAGGGAATGAATTTTATTAGCCTAACCCTTTTGTCTGATAAAATAAGAGCTGGGATAATAGGTGCAGGAAGAGCAGGGCTTATTAAAACAAAATCCTTTATCAAAAACAATGTAAGCGTCGAAGTTCTATCGAATGAATTTTTAGACGAGTTTTATGAGCTAAAGTCAGACAAACTAAAGCTTATAAAAGGTGAATATAAAAGCGATTTTTTAAAGGATAAGCATATTGTAGTAATTGCTGTTGATGGCGATGTTAAGGATAAAATAAGAGATGACTGCGAGAGGCAGAATAAAATTTATATAGATTGCAGCAATTTCAAGGATGGAAATGCTCTTATGCCTATGCAGGGAAGGACTAAAAATATATATTACTCAGTTAACACATTTATGGGAAATCCAAGGGCGTCGGTTTTTCTTTCAGACAGGATGCACAATTTTTTGATGGATTTTGATGAGTTTGTTGGTTTTACAAGCAATATAAGAAGCAAAGCAAATATAAACAGAAAAGACATTATGAATTTTTTAAACAGTAGGGATTTTTATTTCATGTATAGGAAGGGAAAGCATAATCTGGTTTTAAAACTATTTCTGGAGGATTGTTATGATTAG
- the hemA gene encoding glutamyl-tRNA reductase, translating into MIAVLGVNPKVDIKIREKLSIIEKRIEDKLYALLKYTEEAVIISTCNRTEVYLSSEDLNYDEILNILGWTNFKEYVFIYEEKNAVKHLMQVACGFDSLILGEEQILGQVRHSLEIARDAGTCGSVLNRLFEMAVACGKEFRNRANLNKYPVSSASIVASEIQNRDIRNVLILGYGEVGQLVLKYILSKDIKKVYIAIRDIGKSENIDEKVKFIEFKDWKNYIRDVEAIVSATSAPHTVIKKEDIDKEMLIFDLAVPRDVEEDVRDVHGVTVLDIDEISNINQENINARKETMEKNKYLIDKYMSDFFEWLKLKEITPLFIQIQNFSDYVYKKRFRTFKNKYKNLDLRKAEMLFKSTADAFAERAISVLKEEYINGRGEECKRIIEKIFRE; encoded by the coding sequence ATGATTGCAGTTTTAGGAGTTAACCCGAAGGTTGATATAAAGATACGTGAAAAATTGTCCATAATTGAAAAGAGAATAGAAGATAAACTCTATGCGCTTTTAAAATACACTGAAGAAGCTGTTATAATAAGCACCTGCAATAGAACTGAGGTATATTTATCATCTGAAGATTTAAACTATGATGAAATACTCAATATTTTAGGATGGACTAATTTTAAGGAATATGTTTTTATTTATGAAGAAAAAAATGCAGTAAAACATTTAATGCAGGTTGCATGTGGGTTTGACTCTCTTATTTTAGGAGAAGAACAGATTTTAGGACAGGTTAGGCATTCACTTGAAATAGCAAGGGATGCAGGAACCTGTGGCAGCGTATTGAACAGGCTTTTTGAAATGGCTGTTGCATGTGGAAAGGAATTTAGGAATAGGGCAAATCTTAACAAATACCCAGTTTCATCTGCATCTATCGTTGCTTCTGAAATACAAAATAGGGATATAAGAAATGTTCTAATATTAGGATATGGTGAAGTTGGTCAGCTTGTTTTAAAATATATTTTGTCAAAGGATATAAAAAAAGTTTATATAGCCATAAGGGATATAGGCAAATCCGAGAATATTGATGAAAAGGTTAAATTTATAGAATTTAAGGATTGGAAAAATTACATTCGTGATGTCGAGGCAATAGTTTCGGCAACTTCAGCACCCCATACGGTTATTAAAAAAGAGGATATCGACAAAGAAATGTTGATATTCGACCTTGCAGTTCCAAGGGATGTTGAGGAAGATGTCAGAGATGTTCATGGAGTTACCGTATTGGATATAGACGAAATTTCAAATATAAATCAGGAGAACATAAACGCACGAAAAGAAACAATGGAGAAAAATAAATATTTAATTGATAAATATATGAGCGATTTCTTTGAATGGTTAAAGCTAAAAGAAATAACACCATTGTTTATTCAAATACAAAATTTCAGCGATTATGTATATAAAAAAAGATTTAGGACCTTTAAGAACAAATATAAGAATTTAGACCTTAGAAAAGCAGAAATGCTGTTTAAAAGCACGGCTGACGCATTTGCCGAAAGGGCAATAAGCGTTTTAAAGGAAGAATATATAAATGGCAGGGGAGAAGAATGCAAGAGGATAATAGAGAAGATTTTCAGGGAATGA
- the cobK gene encoding precorrin-6A reductase produces the protein MIWVISGTSDAKRLLKNIHDKVKYIATVATDEGEKEFEAFNVVSGRLNYEDMIKFIIKNEIKLIIDMSHPFAKEVSDNARKASEKMNIKYIRYLRNDIELDGALLFDDFEECAEFLEDKQGNVFFTIGSKNIGVFEKIKRGRRFIYRVLPAEFSIAECRIYNVPMDDIIAMKGTFSIELNAALFKEFGVKYVVMKDSGVEGGSVEKIQACKMLNIAPLVIRRPKEEGFNNLNEIMELIFKNEW, from the coding sequence TTGATATGGGTTATATCAGGAACTTCCGATGCTAAAAGGCTGCTTAAAAATATACACGACAAAGTTAAATATATTGCAACTGTAGCTACAGACGAAGGAGAAAAGGAGTTTGAAGCGTTTAATGTGGTTTCTGGAAGATTGAATTATGAAGATATGATAAAATTCATAATAAAAAATGAAATAAAATTAATAATAGATATGTCCCATCCATTTGCAAAGGAAGTATCTGATAATGCAAGGAAGGCATCTGAAAAGATGAACATTAAATATATAAGGTATCTGAGGAATGACATAGAACTTGATGGGGCACTTTTGTTCGATGATTTTGAAGAGTGTGCAGAGTTTTTAGAAGATAAACAAGGGAATGTGTTCTTTACAATAGGCTCAAAAAACATAGGTGTTTTTGAAAAAATAAAAAGGGGCAGAAGATTTATATACAGGGTATTGCCTGCAGAATTCAGCATAGCAGAATGCAGAATTTATAATGTCCCAATGGATGATATAATTGCTATGAAGGGAACATTTTCAATAGAATTAAACGCCGCATTGTTCAAGGAATTTGGAGTAAAATATGTTGTGATGAAGGACAGCGGAGTTGAGGGAGGAAGCGTTGAAAAAATTCAAGCTTGTAAAATGCTTAACATAGCCCCCCTTGTCATAAGAAGACCAAAGGAAGAAGGATTTAATAATTTAAATGAAATAATGGAGCTTATTTTTAAAAATGAGTGGTGA